A DNA window from Pseudomonas resinovorans NBRC 106553 contains the following coding sequences:
- the rsmG gene encoding 16S rRNA (guanine(527)-N(7))-methyltransferase RsmG, with protein MSLVNQRHADELSRGAQQLAVELTPQSQDGLLAYLALLIKWNKAYNLTAVRDPDEMVSRHLLDSLSVVPYVAALGDNWLDVGSGGGMPGIPLAILFPERRFTLLDSNGKKTRFLTQVKLELKLDNLDVVHSRVEAFTPERPFSGIVSRAFSSLEDFSNWTRHLGDGETRWLAMKGLHPNDELQALPADFRVESAHQLEVPGCQGQRHLLILRRTL; from the coding sequence ATGTCCTTGGTCAACCAACGCCACGCCGACGAACTGTCCCGTGGCGCGCAACAACTCGCTGTCGAACTCACCCCGCAAAGCCAGGATGGCCTGCTCGCCTACCTGGCCCTGCTGATCAAGTGGAACAAGGCCTACAACCTCACCGCGGTGCGCGATCCTGACGAAATGGTCTCGCGCCACCTGCTCGACAGCCTGAGCGTCGTGCCATACGTAGCCGCGCTCGGCGACAACTGGCTGGACGTCGGCAGCGGCGGCGGCATGCCCGGCATCCCGCTGGCAATCCTGTTCCCCGAGCGACGCTTCACCCTGCTCGACTCCAACGGTAAGAAGACCCGCTTCCTCACCCAGGTGAAACTGGAGCTGAAACTCGACAACCTCGACGTTGTCCACAGCCGGGTCGAGGCCTTCACCCCGGAGCGGCCGTTCAGCGGCATCGTCTCCCGCGCCTTCAGTTCGCTGGAGGACTTCAGCAACTGGACCCGTCACCTGGGTGACGGAGAAACGCGCTGGCTGGCGATGAAGGGATTGCATCCGAACGATGAGCTGCAGGCACTGCCCGCGGACTTCCGCGTCGAGTCGGCGCATCAGCTGGAGGTTCCCGGTTGCCAAGGTCAGCGCCATCTGCTGATACTGCGCCGCACGCTATGA
- the mnmG gene encoding tRNA uridine-5-carboxymethylaminomethyl(34) synthesis enzyme MnmG: MDFPSRFDVIVIGGGHAGTEAALAAARMGVKTLLLTHNVETLGQMSCNPAIGGIGKSHLVKEIDALGGAMATATDLGGIQFRVLNSRKGPAVRATRAQADRVLYKAAIREILENQPNLWIFQQACDDLIVENDQVKGVVTQMGLRFVAESVVLTTGTFLGGLIHIGLQNYSGGRAGDPPSIALAKRLREMPLRVGRLKTGTPPRIDGRSVDFSVMTEQPGDTPIPVMSFLGSKEQHPRQVSCWITHTNARTHEIIASNLDRSPMYSGVIEGIGPRYCPSIEDKIHRFADKESHQVFIEPEGLTTHELYPNGISTSLPFDVQLEIVRSIRGMENAHIVRPGYAIEYDYFDPRDLKYSLETKVIGGLFFAGQINGTTGYEEAGAQGLLAGANAALRAQGKEAWCPRRDEAYIGVLVDDLITLGTQEPYRMFTSRAEYRLILREDNADLRLTEKGRELGLVDDRRWAAFEAKREGIALEEQRLKSTWVRPGTPAGDAVAERFGTPLTHEYNLLNLLSRPEIDYAGLVEITGGGAEDPQVAEQVEIKTKYAGYIDRQQDEIARLRASEDIRLPNDLDYATISGLSKEIQHKLGNSRPETLGQAGRIPGVTPAAISLLLIHLKKRGAGQKLEISA, translated from the coding sequence GTGGATTTCCCTTCCCGTTTTGACGTGATCGTGATCGGCGGCGGCCATGCCGGCACCGAGGCCGCCCTGGCGGCCGCACGCATGGGCGTGAAGACCCTGCTGCTGACCCACAATGTGGAAACCCTCGGGCAGATGAGCTGCAACCCGGCCATCGGTGGCATCGGCAAGAGCCACCTGGTCAAGGAAATCGATGCCCTGGGCGGCGCCATGGCGACCGCCACCGACCTCGGCGGCATCCAGTTCCGTGTGTTGAACAGCCGCAAGGGCCCGGCCGTACGCGCCACCCGTGCACAAGCCGACCGCGTGCTCTACAAGGCAGCGATCCGCGAGATCCTCGAAAACCAGCCGAACCTGTGGATATTCCAGCAGGCCTGCGATGACCTGATCGTCGAGAACGACCAGGTCAAAGGCGTAGTGACCCAGATGGGCCTGCGCTTCGTCGCGGAGTCCGTGGTACTGACCACAGGCACCTTCCTCGGCGGACTTATCCACATAGGTTTGCAGAACTATTCCGGCGGTCGCGCCGGCGATCCGCCGTCGATCGCCCTGGCCAAGCGCCTGCGCGAAATGCCGCTGCGTGTCGGTCGCCTGAAGACCGGTACCCCGCCGCGCATCGATGGTCGCTCCGTGGACTTCTCGGTGATGACCGAGCAACCTGGCGACACCCCGATCCCGGTGATGTCCTTCCTTGGTTCCAAGGAGCAGCACCCGCGTCAGGTCAGTTGCTGGATCACCCATACCAACGCACGCACCCACGAGATCATCGCCAGCAACCTCGATCGCTCGCCGATGTATTCCGGTGTGATCGAAGGCATCGGTCCGCGCTACTGCCCGTCCATCGAAGACAAGATCCACCGCTTCGCAGACAAGGAAAGCCATCAGGTATTCATCGAGCCGGAAGGCCTGACTACCCACGAGCTGTATCCCAACGGCATTTCCACTTCGCTGCCTTTCGATGTGCAGCTGGAGATCGTGCGCTCCATCCGTGGCATGGAGAACGCCCACATCGTGCGTCCCGGCTACGCCATCGAGTACGACTACTTCGATCCGCGCGACCTGAAGTACAGCCTGGAAACCAAAGTGATCGGCGGCCTGTTCTTCGCTGGCCAGATCAACGGCACCACCGGCTACGAAGAAGCCGGTGCCCAGGGCCTGCTCGCCGGCGCCAACGCCGCCCTGCGTGCCCAGGGCAAGGAAGCCTGGTGCCCGCGCCGCGACGAGGCCTACATCGGCGTACTGGTCGACGACCTGATCACCCTCGGTACCCAAGAGCCCTATCGCATGTTCACTTCGCGCGCCGAGTACCGGCTGATCCTGCGCGAAGACAACGCCGACCTGCGTCTCACCGAGAAGGGCCGCGAACTGGGTCTGGTGGACGACCGGCGCTGGGCGGCCTTCGAAGCCAAGCGAGAAGGCATCGCCCTCGAGGAACAGCGCCTGAAGAGCACCTGGGTTCGCCCCGGGACACCGGCCGGCGATGCCGTCGCAGAGCGCTTCGGCACTCCGCTGACCCACGAGTACAACCTGCTCAACCTGCTGAGCCGCCCGGAAATCGATTACGCCGGCCTGGTGGAAATCACCGGCGGCGGCGCCGAAGACCCGCAAGTGGCCGAGCAAGTGGAGATCAAGACCAAGTACGCCGGCTACATCGACCGCCAGCAGGACGAGATCGCCCGTCTGCGCGCCAGCGAGGACATCCGCCTGCCGAACGACCTGGACTACGCCACCATCTCCGGCCTGTCCAAGGAGATCCAGCACAAGCTCGGCAACAGCCGTCCGGAAACCCTGGGCCAGGCAGGTCGTATCCCGGGCGTGACCCCGGCGGCGATTTCCCTGTTGCTCATCCACCTGAAAAAACGCGGAGCCGGCCAGAAGCTGGAGATAAGCGCCTGA